One window of the Xiphias gladius isolate SHS-SW01 ecotype Sanya breed wild chromosome 11, ASM1685928v1, whole genome shotgun sequence genome contains the following:
- the LOC120796699 gene encoding collagen alpha-1(IX) chain-like: KVLKNDYFYLRSAFPLGLPEEFAFAAVLRVSASTTREDWNIWQVQDINGNEQLAVRLNGESKSLEFTFTAPDTGRQTVAFSPLAALFNDQWHRVLLDVSGRSATLFVDCAMVGSQRTPLRQKVSLDGFTLIGKLKDNPVMATPFELQSLLIHCDVTRARTEACYELPARTSASRPHQWFLMIGVQTSICHP, translated from the exons AAAGTGCTGAAGAATGACTACTTCTATCTAAG ATCAGCCTTTCCCCTGGGGCTGCCGGAGGAGTTTGCATTTGCGGCCGTGCTGCGCGTGAGCGCCAGCACCACACGCGAAGACTGGAACATCTGGCAAGTGCAGGACATTAATGGCAACGAGCAGCTGGCCGTCCGACTCAACGGGGAGTCTAAGTCTCTGGAGTTTACCTTCACAGCGCCGGACACCGGGAGGCAGACTGTTGCCTTCAGCCCCCTGGCCGCTCTTTTCAACGATCAGTGGCACAGAGTCCTGCTGGACGTCAGCGGGCGCTCCGCGACCCTTTTCGTGGACTGTGCCATGGTCGGCTCTCAGCGCACACCCCTCCGACAAAAAGTCAGTCTGGATGGGTTCACGTTGATAGGAAAACTCAAGGACAACCCAGTGATGGCAACTCCG tTTGAACTCCAGTCACTGCTGATTCACTGCGATGTGACGCGAGCCAGGACGGAGGCTTGTTACGAGCTCCCGGCCAGGACGTCG GCTAGTCGTCCTCACCAGTGGTTCTTGATGATTGGAGTGCAAACTTCCATTTGCCACCCCTAG